The Mycolicibacterium insubricum DNA segment CTGCCTGTTCTGCAGAGCTGGGTGTATCGCCCGGCCCAGACCGAGGTAATCGCCGTACTGAGGGAGCAGGGATCCCGGCGGATCGCCGACATCGCCTGCGGTACCGGCATCATGGCCGATCGGATACAGCGCGAGCTGCACCCCGACGAGGTCTACGGCGTCGACATGGCCGAGGGCATGCTGGCCCAGGCCCGCGCCCGGTCGGCGGCCGTGCAGTGGCTGACCGGTCCCGCCGAGGCACTGCCGTTCGACGACGGGGTGCTGGACGCGGTGGTGACCACCTCGGCGTTCCACTTCTTCGACCAGCCGGCCGCGCTGGCCGATTTCCACCGGGTGCTGCGCCCCGGCGGGGTGGTCGCGGTGACCACCTTCGCGCCCGAGGGCGGACTGTCCCGGCTGACGTCGGCCTCCCCCGCGCACGCCCCCAGTCCCGAGGAGATGCGCGAGTTGTTCTCCGGCGCCGGGCTCACCGTCATCGAGCAGCACCGAGTGCACCGGCCCGCCTGGATCCAGCCGGTGGCCGACATGCTCACCGTGGGCCGCAAGAGTTAAACCGGGACCGTCCGGTTCAGTAACGGCCGGTCCCGACTTCACTCCGGCTACGGCGTGACGATGTTGAAGCCCGGGTCCGGTCTGTCCAGGACCGCGACGAGCGCCGCCAGCTGTTGCGGGTCACCGGAGATCTGCAGGCCGGGCGAGTCCCGGTCACCGGCCAGCAGCGTCAGCAGCCGTGCCTTTTCGGCCAGGGTGATCGTGACCCCGGCGGTGGCCGGATCGGCGGCCCCCCGGCGGTAGACCAGCACACCGTTGCGCAGCGTCAGCCGGTAGTTGCGCCCGGTGTCGGCGAAGGTCACGTCCATCGCCAGGTCGAGATCCCAGGCCTGCGGCCCGTTGATGTTGATCGCCATGGCGTCGAAGAGCTGCTCCGGCGAGAGCTGGCCGAGCAGTGTCGGCGATGCCGTCCGGGTGGGCGTGCCGAAGTTGGCGACGCGGAGTTCGGTGGCGCCGCTGAGGAAGAAGTTGCGCCAGGTGGCGTTCTCCGCGCCGTAGGCCAGCTGCTCGAGGGTGTCGGCGTAGAGTTCGCGCGCCCCGGAATGCGTCTCGTCGGCAAACACGGCGTGATCGAGAAGCGTTGCTGCCCAGCGGTAGTCACCGGATTCGAAAGCCGTCCGTGCGAGTTCGACGACCCGGTCCACCCCACCCATCGCCTCGACGTACCGGGGTGCCGCGGCTTCCGGCGGGTGCTGCCACAGCCGGCCCGGGTTGCCGTCGAACCAGCCCAGGTAGCGCTGGTAGATCGCCTTGACGTTGTGGCTGACCGAGCCGTAGTAGCCGTGGCAGTGCCAGGCGTTCCGCAGTGCCGGCGGCAGTTCGAAGTTCTCGGCGATCTCGATGCCGGTGTAGCCCTGGTTCAGCAGCCGCAGGGTCTGGTCGTGCAGGTAGGCGTAGAGGTCACGCTGCAGCGACAGGTACTCGCGCACGCGGTCGCGCCCCCATATCGGCCAGTGGTGCGACGCGAAGACCACGTCGGAGCGGTCGACGAAGGTGTCGATGGCCTCGGTCAGGTAACCCGACCACGCGTGCGGATCGCGGACCACCGCCCCGCGCAGCGTCACCAGGTTGTGCAGGTTGTGGGTGGCGTTCTCGGCCATGCACAGCGCCCGGTAGCGGGGGAAGTAGAAGTGCATCTCGGCGGGCGCCTCGGTGCCCGGCGCCATCTGAAACTCGATCTGCACGCCGTCGACGCATTCGGTCTGGCCGGTGCTGGTGATGTGCACGGTCGGCGGGATGATCGCGACCTCCCCGGCGGAGGGCACCTGGCCCAGACCGCAGCCGACCTGACCCTGCCGTCCGCGATCCAGCGCGGCGCCGTACATGTAAGCGGCGCGACGGGCCATCGCCGTTCCGGCATAGACGTTTTCGGCGACGGCGTGTTCCAGGAATCCCTCGGGCGCCAGGATCGGCACCCGGCCGGCGTCGACGTCGGCCTGGGTGGTCACCCCGAGGACGCCGCCGAAGTGGTCGACGTGGCTGTGGGTGTAGACGACGGCGACGACGGGCCGGTCGCCGCGGTGGGCGCGGTACAGCGCGAGCGCGGCCGCCGCAGTTTCGGTGGACACCAGCGGGTCGATGACGATGACGCCGGTGTCGCTCTCGACGAAGGTGGCGTTCGAGATGTCCAGGCCGCGCACCTGGTAGATACCGTCGACCACCTCGTAGAGGCCCTGCCTCGCGCACAGTTGGGATTGCCGCCACAGGCTCGGGTGCACCGAGGCCGGGGCGTCGCCGGTCAGGAAGTCGTATTCGTCGTTGTTCCAGACCACCCGCCCGTCGGCGGCGGTGATCACGCACGGAGACAGCCGGCCGATGAATCCGCGGTCGGCGTCGGCGAAGTCCACGGTGTCGGCCAGCGGCAGGGTGGCGAGTGCGTGGCTGTGGGCGTCTTCGATGAACCGTGAGGGCAGGCGGGACTCCATTCCGTCGAGCTTGCCACCGCCGGTGTCCGAGCGCAGCGCACCGGGCGGAAGTCAACCGGCGGTGGCCGGCCCGTTGACGACGACGATCGGGCGCAGTACCCGCTCGGTGAGGTGGGCAGAGAATCCCGCGTAGAACAGTCGCGCCTGGACGAACCAGGCCATCGACGAGTGCACCGCACTCGCCGAAGGTGCGGCGTTCTCCGGCAGCGGCAACTCGAACGGCAGCACCACCGGCTTGCCGGCACGCAGCGGGACGCGCTTGGCCAGCCGCAGCACCGGCCCGTCGTAGCCGCCGCCGCGGCTGGGCGTCCTGGTCAGCGGGTGCGATTCGCGGCACCGCCGCCAGCACACCCCGACGTCGCCGTCGGGCAGATCCGCGGTGGGCAGCAGCCGCACCTGTCCGCCAATCAGCTCGCCGGCGGCGAATACCGTTGATGTCAAGTCGATCTCGATGACGGTCTCGCGGTCACCCATGATGGACTCGGCGACCGCCTCCGGTGCGGTCACATCCCCCCGGCCGATCCGGACGGAGAACTCACCGTGTCCGTCGACGTCCCGACCGTCACGCTCCACCCTCACCCGGCAGGCCCATCGGACCAGTTCCGGTGAGGAGGCGGGAGCCCAGGATGGCACTCGGAAGGTCGCTGTCGCGCCGCCGAATTCGTCACCCGAGAAGGTCACGTCGGTGCGGCTGACGCTGACCCATTCCTCGGCGTCACGCTCACCGGTCGCGTTGGTCCCGATGTCGGAGGCCAGCCACGCGGCTTCCCCGGCGGCGATCATCGGCGAGTCGGCGCGGCCTGCCCAGTGGTAGCGGTAGACGTTGGTGTAGCCCCAGTCGAGGACCACCGAGCGGACCCGGGTGATCCGCCGCCCGGTGAACACCCGCGCGGTCACCCTCTGCCGGGGAGCGGCGACGGCCGGTACGACCTCGACGGCCACCGCCGGCCCGCGGCCCAGCAGCGCCACTATTTCCGCTGACTGGCCGCGTAGTCTTCCGGCCGATTGCGTTTCATCCACTCCCGGACCGGCCAGAACAGCACCCACAGCACCGCGTAGACCGCGCCGTAGACCAGCTCGGAGAACACCACCGCGCCCAGCCAAACCGGATAGGCGATCAGCAGGCCGAACTGCAGCAATTGCCGCAGGCCCGCCGGGTATCCATAGGCCATCGACAACAGGTAGCCCGGGCGCATCATCGCGAGCATCTGCCGTCCGGCTCCTGGCGCGCGACGATCCTCGGCCGCGCCGGTCGCGCCGGCTCTTTCCTGCCGGGTCAGCCCGCGGGTCGGTGCCGCCGGGTTCTGCTGAGATGCGTCTTGACCTGCGGTCACGAATCCGGTACTCCTATCCTTCGATAGCGGAGTTTCGCCGGGCGGGCAGGCACTCCATCACCGCGTGCACGGTAGCTACGCGGGATTGGATTCCGGTTGGAGTCCACACCCGACAGGAGGTCGCGGTGGACTATCTGATGCTCGGCTCGCTCGCCGTCGTCGACGGTGAACGAACGCCGGCGCTCGGCGGGCTTCGGCAGCGGGCCGTGCTGGCGGTACTGCTGCTGTCGGCGGATCGCACCGTTTCCATCGACGCGCTGATCGAGCAGGTGTGGGATGACGCTCCGCCGCCGAAGGCACTGGCCTCCGTTCGGGCCTACATCGCCAACCTGCGCAAGATCCTGGCCGGCGAGGATCGCGCCGACCGGCTGGCCACCGACGGCTACGGCTATCGGCTCCGGCTCGGCGATGATCGGCTCGACATCCGGCTGTTCGAGACCCGGGTCGGCCACGGCAAGCGGCTGCTCGCCGCCTGCCACACGGCAGGGGCCGCGCGGGTGTTGACCGAGGCGCTCGCCCTGTGGCGGGGCAGCCCACTGGCCGACTTTCGTGATCTTCCGTTCGCGCATCACGAGATTCACCGACTCGAGGCGCTGCGGGCCGATGCGGTGGAGGCCCGGTACGAGGCCGATCTCGCCCAGGGGCACGCGGCCTCGCTGATCGGCGGCCTGGAAGGCGAGGTGGCCGCAAACCCTCTCCGCGAGCAGCTGTGGGGCCAGCTGATGCTGGCGCTCTACCGCGCGGGACGGCGCGCCGACGCTCTTGCCGCCCATCAGCGCCTGCGCTCGATTCTCGACGAAGAACTCGGCGTCGGGCCGAGTGCGGCGTTGAATCGGCTGGCAAACGAGATCCGTTCGGAATCAGCAGAACTCGAATGGGCACCGTCATCCGAAATCGGCACCCGCGGTACCCCTGCGGCGCGATCACTGTACGGGCGGACCCCAGAACTGACGCGACTGCGCGATGCGCTGGCCGCCGCCGCCGACGGCTGCGGTGGGGTGGCGGTGGTGACCGGGGAGAGTGGCGTCGGCAAGACGGCGCTGGCCGCCGAAACAGCCCGCTGCGCCGACGATCTCGGGATGGCCGTTGTCTGGGTCGGGCATGCCGGCGGTGTCCGCACACCACCGTCATGGGCGTGGACCCAGGTGCTGCGCACGCTGGCCGCCCGCAACGCGCAGCTGCCGGGCGGCGTCGAGGCGACCCTGGACCGGGAACCGGCCGGCGACAAGACCGGCTTCGCCTATCTGGAATCGCTGGCGAACAGCGTCGCCGAGGCAGCCGGCCGCGGGCCGACACTCATCGTGCTCGACGATCTGCACCGCGCCGATCGCACCACCCGGGACGTGCTGGAGCTGCTCACCTCCTTCGTGGCCCGACGCCCGCTGTTGATCCTGGCCACCTGGCAGGACGGCGGACTCGATCTGCCGCTGCGCGAGGCCGAGTTCGACCGACTGATGGGCCGGTGCGAAATCGCGTTGTCACGCCTGCGCGGCCTGAACGGGGCTGCCACCGCCGCGCTGATCCAGAACGTCGCCGGGGCGCCCCCGTCTACCGCACTGGTGGATTCCGTCGAACGTCGCACCGGTGGGAATCCGTTCTACATAACGGAATTGACCCGTATGCTGCGTGATAGCGGGCGGCTGTCCGACAGTTCCTTCGGCGCCGACGACGTGCCCGACGCGGTGGCCGGCGTGATCCGCCGGCGGATGGCCGAACTGCCCATGCCGACCCGGGCGGCGCTGACCGTCGCGGCACTGCTCGGTGGGGAGTTCTCCGTCGACATCGCCGCCGAGGTCCTCGGCCGACCCGTCGGCGAACTCACCGACGACCTGCGCGAGGCGGAACACTGCGGACTGATTGTCAGCGCCGCGCCCCGGCGAATGCGGTTCGCCCACGGCCTGGTTCGTGACGCCGTCGCCGCCGGCACGGCCGGGTCCGATCGGACCAGACTGCATGCGGACGTCGCCCGTGCCTACGCCCGCGCCGACCGCTCCGCGCTGGAGAACGCCTTCGCCGGCGCGGAGCACGCCTGGCGGGCGGGTCCCGAACTCGACACCGCCACCGCCCGCTCGCTACTGGACCCGGCGCTGGCGGCGGCCTGGCGACGCTCGGCCTACCACGAGGCTGCCGACCTGAGCGCGTATTCCCTCGACGTCGCGGCCCGGATGCAGCCGTCCGCCGAGCGCCGCGAGTACGAAGCCGGCCTGCTGCTGCAACAGCTCACGGTCAAATCCTTCATCAACGGACAGAACTCCACGGTGGTGCGCAACGCACTGCGGCGGTTCGCCGAAATCGCCCCGAACTCCGGAGTATTCGGCGTCGAGGCGGCGTTCCGGGGATTGGAGGCCGCCTGCTCGGGCCGACTGGACGAGGCTGCGCTGCTGGCCGACGGACTGGTCGCGGTGTACGAAGAATCCGGCGATGCGATGACTGGCGCCGCCGGCTACTACCTGCGCGGCCTCGTCTGCTTCATCCGTGGTTCGCTGGACGAGTCGGCGGCCGCAGTCGACCTGCTGCTGCACCGGCTGCCGGAAGCCGACTGGCGCCGCTACGGCCAGTTGATGGCGTTCGACGTCCTGATGGCCTTCGACGTCCGCGGCTACGGTATCGCTGCCTGGGCCGCCGCCATTCGGGGCAACGCGGACGAGGTGCGACACCACGCGGCCCGCGGCGTGTCGGTGGCCGCTGCGCGCAACGACACCCTGGGCCGGTCGATCACGCTGGTATCGGAGTTGCAGGCCCGGGCGATCATGGGCCAGGTCGCCGGAACCGCTGAGTCGGCCGCCGCTGTGGGTGCGGCGCTCACCGAGAACGGCATCGCCCAATTGGCCGCCTCCGCGCACGTCATCGAAGGCTGGGCCGCGGCGCTCGGTCCCGACGGACTCGACACCGCCGCCCGGATCCGGGCCGCCATCGAGGTGCACCGCCAGGACGACACCAAGATTTTCCTGCCCCTGTATCTGCAACTGCTGGCCGACGCCGAATCCGCCCGGGACCGGGCAGCCGAGGCGAGTGCGGCATTGGACACCGCCGAAGCCGTCGCAGCGGCCACCGGGGAGCGGGTGTGGGACGGGCAACTGGCGGCCCGCAGGCTGGCGCTGCGGACCTCCGGTCGCACGTTCGCCCCGGTCACTGCGTGATGGTGGTTTCCTTGTCGACGAGGTCGGTCGCCGTCGTCAGGATATCGGCCTCCGACTCGTCGGAGTAGGCGTTGAGCTGGAGGATGTAGACGCCGTCACTCCCGGGGATCACCACGGTTTTCTGGGCGACCATCCCCTGTTTACCCTTCACGTTGTAGTGGCCGCCGAGCTGGACCGCCTCATAGCCGCCGAGGGTGTCCCGGGTCCCCTCGCTGGGCCCGTCGTACCCTTCGAGGTTCTGCAGCTCCCCGGGGGCGAGCGCAAGCAGCTGTTCGGGATCGACGTTGCCCGTGAGCTTTTCGAAGATGGCGAGGATTCGCGGCGGGTTCGACGGCACTGCCGAGTTGGAGTAGACGATCGCACCGTAGGGCGCCTCGGGCAGCTCGTCGTTGATCTGCCAACCGTCGGGTACCGGCAGGTTGACGGCCGGCCCGGGGTCGCCCTGCCGCAGCGGTGTCTCCTGGATGTGGTTTTCCTGGATGTAGTCCTGGATGGTGCGGTGTGCGCCTTTCGCCGCGGGTGTCGTGGGTTTCGGCGAGCCACTACTCGTGCTCGTCGACGTCGAGGTCTTGCTGGTCTCGGACTTGTGCTCGTCGGATTTGTTCCCAGACCCGCATCCCACTAGGACGAGGCAGAGTGCGGCGGCGGCGATCCCGGCCCGGGTGGTAGTGGTAGTGGTAGCTGTGATCATGGCGGTTCTCCTTGTGCGATAAGGGGTTCAGTTTTCTTTCAGGCAGGAGCCGGCACCGTTGATGACGCCGTTCCGGAAGTGCCGGACACGTTCGTAGCCGGCACCCTGACGGGTTGCGTCGTCGGCCCCGCGGAATACCAGCAGCGCGGTGATCGCCTCGTCGAGGTCGCCGGGCGATATCCGGTAACTACTGGTGTCCGAACGGTTTCCGAGAATGACACTCGCCGTGTAGGAGCCGGCGAAGCAGTCACCGCGCAGTGATTGGGTCTTCGCGTCGGACGTGTCGTGCGCGCGTTCCATGGCGGCCAGCCCGTACTGGGTGGCCAGCAGGGTGGCGACAGCATAGTCACCGCCCTTGCGGTAGATGGCCGGCATGGCGTTGACGTTGTCCCACCCGATGTAGTCCTCGGGGACGCAATAGAGCATGACATAGTCGGCAATCGGCGTTCCGCCGCACGACGGCGGGTCGGCGGGGTCGAACGGCTTGAGTCCTCGCACCGGGACCCAGGCGGCTCCCTCGGTCAGCTCGGGATAGACCCGGGTCCAATAGTCCTCCAGGTCATACGGCACACCGTTGACGATCGATGCGTAGGGGGCATCACCGCTGCGGGCCTCGTCCTCGGCATCGTTGAACGGCAGCTCCAGCACCATCGGCTCGTCGTCGCGGTAGTCCTTGCACGTGGCGACCCCGTTGTCATAGCCGTCCTGGAAGGCGCCAACCCGGTCGAACCCGCTGCCGTGCGCGGACGGGTCGACCTTGCTGGTGCCGGGGGTGTCCCGCAACTGCAGGATGCCGGCCAGCGCCGAGTCGAGTTCTCCGGCGTCGGCGGCGAATACTCCGGAGTCCTGGGCGTGGCGGGCCCAGCCGCCGGCGAAACAGTCGGCCTGCAGCTCTTTGGTCACCGTGCGGGCGGTGAAGTTCGACCGGGCCTGCACCGCGTGTCCCCACTCGTGGGCGAACACGATCGGGATGACGAAATCGCCGAACTTCGACTGCAGCCCGGGCAATAGACCCTCGGCGTCCCAGGCGACAACGTCCTTCGTGGAGCAGTAGAAGGCGTTGCCGGACACCTCGGAGACATCCTGGGCGCACGGCGGCGCGCTGTCGTGCGACGGCAGCACGGAGTAGAAGCCGCCGCTGACCGGGCGGTAGTCGGTGCCGTACAGCTTGGAGAACTCCTGGCCCCAGAAACTCTGCAGGTCGGCGATGGCCTTCACGGCGATCTGATTCACCGGTGCCGATGCGTCTCCGTGGATATCGATACCGTCGGCAGCGGGCTTCGCCGACGGGCTCGACTGCGCGGATTCGCCGGTACCGCCGCAACCGGAAAGCACCAGAGCGCACGCCGCCGCGACTGCGACCACCTTTCTTTGCATGCCACAGGACGCTATCCACGCACATTGGAAGCTGTTTGGAACAGCAGCCTGGAATTGGTCTGCCGCTGGCGGGCGCGCCTTTCGAGTTCCGACGGCGGGACCGGTTCACATCGGTCGCCCCGTATCAACCCAAGGACTGATCGAGATGACCACCACCAGCAAGGTCTGGCTGATCACCGGCGCGTCGTCGGACTTCGGGAAGGCCCTCGCCCACGACCACCCCGACCGGGTGCTGCCGCCGGCCGTGGACCAGGCAGCGAGCGGTAGCCACCAACACAGCAGTCACACTCAACTCCCTCATCCCGGGAGCGTCAAGGATCAGCCGAAACACCGCCAATTATCAAACGAAGATACTGCCCAGCATCAACCGAGGTCATACAGGAAAAGTGCGCCCGAAGGGATTCGAACCCCTAACCTTCTGGCCCCGGTTTTGAGGTCGCAACAGTTCGCGGTAGT contains these protein-coding regions:
- a CDS encoding alkyl/aryl-sulfatase; this encodes MESRLPSRFIEDAHSHALATLPLADTVDFADADRGFIGRLSPCVITAADGRVVWNNDEYDFLTGDAPASVHPSLWRQSQLCARQGLYEVVDGIYQVRGLDISNATFVESDTGVIVIDPLVSTETAAAALALYRAHRGDRPVVAVVYTHSHVDHFGGVLGVTTQADVDAGRVPILAPEGFLEHAVAENVYAGTAMARRAAYMYGAALDRGRQGQVGCGLGQVPSAGEVAIIPPTVHITSTGQTECVDGVQIEFQMAPGTEAPAEMHFYFPRYRALCMAENATHNLHNLVTLRGAVVRDPHAWSGYLTEAIDTFVDRSDVVFASHHWPIWGRDRVREYLSLQRDLYAYLHDQTLRLLNQGYTGIEIAENFELPPALRNAWHCHGYYGSVSHNVKAIYQRYLGWFDGNPGRLWQHPPEAAAPRYVEAMGGVDRVVELARTAFESGDYRWAATLLDHAVFADETHSGARELYADTLEQLAYGAENATWRNFFLSGATELRVANFGTPTRTASPTLLGQLSPEQLFDAMAININGPQAWDLDLAMDVTFADTGRNYRLTLRNGVLVYRRGAADPATAGVTITLAEKARLLTLLAGDRDSPGLQISGDPQQLAALVAVLDRPDPGFNIVTP
- a CDS encoding neutral zinc metallopeptidase; the encoded protein is MQRKVVAVAAACALVLSGCGGTGESAQSSPSAKPAADGIDIHGDASAPVNQIAVKAIADLQSFWGQEFSKLYGTDYRPVSGGFYSVLPSHDSAPPCAQDVSEVSGNAFYCSTKDVVAWDAEGLLPGLQSKFGDFVIPIVFAHEWGHAVQARSNFTARTVTKELQADCFAGGWARHAQDSGVFAADAGELDSALAGILQLRDTPGTSKVDPSAHGSGFDRVGAFQDGYDNGVATCKDYRDDEPMVLELPFNDAEDEARSGDAPYASIVNGVPYDLEDYWTRVYPELTEGAAWVPVRGLKPFDPADPPSCGGTPIADYVMLYCVPEDYIGWDNVNAMPAIYRKGGDYAVATLLATQYGLAAMERAHDTSDAKTQSLRGDCFAGSYTASVILGNRSDTSSYRISPGDLDEAITALLVFRGADDATRQGAGYERVRHFRNGVINGAGSCLKEN
- a CDS encoding LpqN/LpqT family lipoprotein — protein: MITATTTTTTRAGIAAAALCLVLVGCGSGNKSDEHKSETSKTSTSTSTSSGSPKPTTPAAKGAHRTIQDYIQENHIQETPLRQGDPGPAVNLPVPDGWQINDELPEAPYGAIVYSNSAVPSNPPRILAIFEKLTGNVDPEQLLALAPGELQNLEGYDGPSEGTRDTLGGYEAVQLGGHYNVKGKQGMVAQKTVVIPGSDGVYILQLNAYSDESEADILTTATDLVDKETTITQ
- a CDS encoding class I SAM-dependent methyltransferase — protein: MPTVQRRIFNDVVTGFWSLAAPLYNLPVLQSWVYRPAQTEVIAVLREQGSRRIADIACGTGIMADRIQRELHPDEVYGVDMAEGMLAQARARSAAVQWLTGPAEALPFDDGVLDAVVTTSAFHFFDQPAALADFHRVLRPGGVVAVTTFAPEGGLSRLTSASPAHAPSPEEMRELFSGAGLTVIEQHRVHRPAWIQPVADMLTVGRKS
- a CDS encoding BTAD domain-containing putative transcriptional regulator; amino-acid sequence: MDYLMLGSLAVVDGERTPALGGLRQRAVLAVLLLSADRTVSIDALIEQVWDDAPPPKALASVRAYIANLRKILAGEDRADRLATDGYGYRLRLGDDRLDIRLFETRVGHGKRLLAACHTAGAARVLTEALALWRGSPLADFRDLPFAHHEIHRLEALRADAVEARYEADLAQGHAASLIGGLEGEVAANPLREQLWGQLMLALYRAGRRADALAAHQRLRSILDEELGVGPSAALNRLANEIRSESAELEWAPSSEIGTRGTPAARSLYGRTPELTRLRDALAAAADGCGGVAVVTGESGVGKTALAAETARCADDLGMAVVWVGHAGGVRTPPSWAWTQVLRTLAARNAQLPGGVEATLDREPAGDKTGFAYLESLANSVAEAAGRGPTLIVLDDLHRADRTTRDVLELLTSFVARRPLLILATWQDGGLDLPLREAEFDRLMGRCEIALSRLRGLNGAATAALIQNVAGAPPSTALVDSVERRTGGNPFYITELTRMLRDSGRLSDSSFGADDVPDAVAGVIRRRMAELPMPTRAALTVAALLGGEFSVDIAAEVLGRPVGELTDDLREAEHCGLIVSAAPRRMRFAHGLVRDAVAAGTAGSDRTRLHADVARAYARADRSALENAFAGAEHAWRAGPELDTATARSLLDPALAAAWRRSAYHEAADLSAYSLDVAARMQPSAERREYEAGLLLQQLTVKSFINGQNSTVVRNALRRFAEIAPNSGVFGVEAAFRGLEAACSGRLDEAALLADGLVAVYEESGDAMTGAAGYYLRGLVCFIRGSLDESAAAVDLLLHRLPEADWRRYGQLMAFDVLMAFDVRGYGIAAWAAAIRGNADEVRHHAARGVSVAAARNDTLGRSITLVSELQARAIMGQVAGTAESAAAVGAALTENGIAQLAASAHVIEGWAAALGPDGLDTAARIRAAIEVHRQDDTKIFLPLYLQLLADAESARDRAAEASAALDTAEAVAAATGERVWDGQLAARRLALRTSGRTFAPVTA